A region of Paenibacillus sp. JNUCC-31 DNA encodes the following proteins:
- a CDS encoding flavin reductase family protein produces MFTLDPRELTGRDNYKLMSGAVVPRPIAFVTTHSQDGNVINAAPFSFFNVVSSDPPLLSISIARKDGIMKDTARNVLAGKELVVHICDESIALDMNETAAMLEPHESELERTKLTTVPSTVVSVPGIQEALIRMECKLYQHISISNDEGQPVSDLILVRIVQYHFSEKVYDPATKYILMDQLKPISRLAGNDYAKLGERFTVIRPV; encoded by the coding sequence ATGTTCACGTTGGATCCGCGGGAATTAACAGGCAGAGATAATTACAAACTGATGAGTGGAGCGGTGGTACCACGCCCGATCGCTTTTGTTACAACACATTCTCAAGATGGTAACGTCATTAATGCAGCGCCATTCAGTTTCTTTAATGTGGTCAGCTCTGATCCGCCGCTGTTATCCATTTCGATTGCTCGCAAGGACGGCATTATGAAAGACACAGCGCGCAATGTGCTTGCCGGGAAGGAACTGGTTGTACATATCTGTGATGAATCGATTGCTCTTGATATGAACGAGACAGCGGCTATGCTGGAGCCTCACGAAAGTGAACTGGAACGGACAAAACTGACGACGGTTCCAAGCACTGTGGTCTCTGTACCGGGTATTCAGGAAGCGCTGATTCGGATGGAGTGCAAGCTGTATCAACATATTTCGATATCGAACGATGAGGGACAACCTGTCAGTGATCTGATTCTGGTTCGTATTGTACAGTATCATTTCAGTGAGAAAGTATATGATCCTGCTACCAAATATATATTAATGGATCAGCTCAAACCGATCAGTAGGCTGGCCGGGAATGACTATGCCAAATTGGGCGAGAGGTTTACGGTGATCCGACCTGTGTAG
- a CDS encoding type III polyketide synthase translates to MNHLDGTAAASIMGIGTALPVHRIDQKDVSARLAQALEHEPDSRRWAKRIFNQCGVETRYTCEPNLLEPVDSCRYLPFTQTENVPTTAERMAKYKEAAVPLGMKAARQALDDAALTTSEITHLITVSCTGQFLPGLDVRLIQQLELSPRVNRIPLVFQGCAAGLKAIQLANSMVTSDESAKVLIVCVELCTLHFQPSAERDDLFAASFFGDGASACVVGLAEMGLKELFRLGSGHSVLLPDCAEEMIWEVGNTGFDLYLSPQIPKLLGLHLGPEVERLLGSRDLPEIWAIHPGGRGIVDAVQKLYQLSDEQVAYSRNILRDYGNLSSVTILFVLQAIRDDYCQMEVASSGIALAFGPGLTAELLPFTYVPEFVKKREPVNYGTI, encoded by the coding sequence ATGAACCATCTTGATGGAACAGCAGCGGCAAGTATCATGGGAATAGGAACGGCATTGCCTGTTCATCGCATTGATCAAAAGGATGTGTCTGCCCGGCTTGCACAAGCGCTGGAGCATGAGCCGGATTCCAGACGGTGGGCCAAGCGAATCTTCAATCAGTGCGGGGTGGAGACGCGTTATACGTGTGAACCGAACCTGTTAGAGCCTGTAGATTCCTGCCGTTATCTGCCCTTTACCCAGACGGAGAACGTTCCGACCACTGCCGAACGTATGGCTAAATATAAGGAAGCTGCCGTTCCGCTTGGAATGAAGGCCGCACGTCAGGCGCTTGACGACGCCGCGTTGACGACTTCAGAGATTACACATCTCATTACGGTCAGTTGTACAGGACAATTCCTGCCCGGTCTCGATGTTCGGCTGATTCAGCAGCTTGAACTGTCACCACGTGTAAACCGGATTCCGCTTGTATTTCAAGGTTGTGCTGCCGGTCTGAAAGCAATTCAGTTGGCGAATTCGATGGTAACAAGTGATGAATCCGCCAAGGTTCTTATCGTATGTGTGGAACTGTGCACCCTTCATTTCCAGCCATCGGCCGAGCGGGACGATCTGTTTGCAGCGTCCTTTTTTGGGGATGGTGCATCTGCCTGTGTAGTCGGGCTGGCCGAAATGGGACTGAAAGAACTATTCCGACTGGGGAGTGGACATTCGGTGTTGCTACCAGACTGTGCGGAAGAGATGATCTGGGAAGTGGGCAATACCGGCTTCGATCTGTATCTCTCACCACAGATTCCGAAGCTGCTCGGCCTTCATCTGGGTCCAGAGGTTGAACGATTGCTGGGTAGCCGTGATTTACCGGAAATCTGGGCCATCCACCCTGGAGGCAGAGGTATCGTTGATGCAGTGCAGAAGCTGTACCAACTCTCGGATGAGCAGGTCGCTTACAGTCGAAACATTTTAAGGGATTATGGCAATCTGTCTTCTGTGACAATTCTGTTTGTCTTACAAGCGATCCGGGATGATTACTGCCAGATGGAAGTGGCATCCAGCGGAATTGCACTTGCATTTGGACCAGGTCTGACCGCGGAATTGCTTCCTTTTACGTACGTTCCAGAATTCGTTAAGAAAAGAGAACCTGTGAATTATGGCACGATTTAA
- a CDS encoding MMPL family transporter, giving the protein MGYRSLVVLISRYPRFIILCWVFIIGMSAIWAWKLPGIVQDHGLNLNQGEAHAVELILEREFHVPTDPVILLFEKKTGTTLAEFRGWMKERLQQVRTISGVTAIISPLEAGGSHMLRGDVAYALLRFDVPSHQMGPPLAQLRSMFATPEGPGTVQITGKSVVQQDVNRLSFRDLEQAEIVGLPLAFVILCFAFRGLYAALIAVIMGVSGVITAMGVTSLMGYHLALSNFVINVIPMVGMALSIDFALIILSRYREELQRVQKREEAGAEEEEVLQRTLRTAGRAVFFSAACVLLGLLGLLWIRLPMFLSVSLAAIIVLVISVLLNITLLPAILSLYSVRIFRQKSGYSSPFRREPLEQTLPSRSFWSRWSGIIMKRPIRMTLLGTGALLLLVLPVTRLELAIPDAASLPVRLESRQATEQLQRIFGQKNVSAVEIVIGGTTEPLTASHWRIALNKMRELEQDSNVVSVESAWGIMLPDKLSDQAPSQNKFIIQSQIQSQIQSQMNILSPSLREVLKETKSQPPAWLRSYMSDHSIRIVATIHGTSGSDETASWLEQMRAKDAADSSSFIPLRYGGEAVKQHEIMEEVSGQLPKVLAFVVISNYLVLLAAFRSLLIPIKAILMNLLSLAASFGVLVLVFNQGHFGMEPSAIAIMIPVFIAGLVFGISMDYGVFMLTRIQEVYRRTGNSDLAVQQGLATTGRLITSAAAILLAVTVPFAFADVAGVKQLGIGITSAVLIDVTIIRLVLVPALMKLMGRWNWWLPGQRE; this is encoded by the coding sequence ATGGGATATCGCAGCCTTGTTGTCCTCATTAGCCGATATCCGCGATTCATCATTCTCTGCTGGGTATTTATCATCGGGATGTCAGCCATCTGGGCGTGGAAATTGCCTGGTATTGTTCAGGACCATGGACTGAACTTGAACCAAGGAGAGGCTCATGCTGTTGAGCTTATTCTTGAGAGAGAGTTTCATGTGCCTACTGATCCGGTAATTCTTTTATTTGAAAAAAAGACAGGTACTACCCTCGCTGAATTCCGAGGCTGGATGAAAGAACGTCTGCAACAGGTTCGCACGATATCAGGTGTAACGGCCATAATCTCTCCACTTGAAGCAGGTGGAAGCCATATGCTGCGTGGGGATGTGGCCTATGCTCTCCTGAGGTTTGATGTACCCTCTCACCAAATGGGCCCGCCGCTGGCACAGCTGCGTTCCATGTTTGCAACACCAGAGGGTCCGGGAACGGTCCAAATCACGGGCAAATCGGTTGTACAGCAGGATGTAAACCGTTTGAGTTTTCGCGATTTGGAGCAGGCAGAGATAGTGGGCTTGCCGCTTGCCTTCGTCATTTTGTGTTTTGCATTCAGAGGCCTATATGCGGCACTGATTGCAGTCATTATGGGAGTATCTGGCGTCATAACGGCAATGGGAGTTACATCCCTGATGGGTTACCATCTGGCGCTCTCCAACTTTGTTATCAACGTGATTCCCATGGTGGGAATGGCGCTCAGCATAGATTTTGCACTTATTATTTTGAGTAGGTACAGGGAGGAGCTTCAGCGAGTTCAGAAAAGGGAAGAAGCAGGTGCAGAAGAAGAGGAAGTCTTGCAAAGAACGCTGCGTACAGCAGGAAGAGCCGTATTCTTTTCTGCTGCGTGTGTTCTGCTGGGATTGCTCGGTCTGCTCTGGATCAGGCTGCCCATGTTCCTGAGCGTATCTTTGGCAGCCATTATCGTTCTCGTAATATCGGTACTGCTGAATATAACCCTGCTGCCAGCGATTCTATCGCTATATTCTGTACGGATCTTTAGACAAAAGTCAGGGTATTCATCCCCTTTCAGGCGGGAGCCGCTTGAGCAAACGTTGCCGTCACGTTCGTTCTGGTCACGCTGGTCAGGCATCATTATGAAACGGCCGATTCGCATGACATTGCTTGGAACGGGTGCATTGCTTCTTTTGGTCCTACCAGTTACCCGATTAGAGCTGGCCATCCCGGATGCTGCTTCCCTGCCTGTCCGCTTGGAGTCTCGCCAGGCGACCGAGCAGTTACAGCGCATCTTTGGACAAAAGAATGTCTCCGCTGTAGAAATTGTGATTGGTGGAACGACAGAGCCGCTAACTGCCTCCCACTGGCGGATTGCGCTGAATAAAATGCGAGAGCTTGAGCAGGATTCGAATGTAGTGAGTGTTGAATCCGCATGGGGAATCATGCTGCCGGACAAGCTCTCCGACCAAGCTCCATCACAAAATAAATTTATAATTCAATCTCAAATTCAATCTCAAATTCAATCTCAAATGAACATTTTATCACCATCTTTGCGTGAAGTACTGAAAGAAACCAAATCTCAGCCCCCTGCATGGCTGCGTTCATATATGTCTGACCACTCCATTCGTATTGTGGCGACCATTCACGGAACATCGGGTTCAGATGAGACTGCATCCTGGCTCGAGCAGATGAGGGCGAAGGACGCCGCTGACTCCTCATCCTTCATACCGCTGCGTTATGGCGGGGAAGCAGTCAAGCAGCATGAAATTATGGAAGAGGTTTCAGGGCAGCTGCCTAAGGTGCTGGCGTTTGTTGTGATATCCAATTATCTGGTGTTGCTCGCAGCATTCCGTTCACTGCTTATCCCCATAAAGGCCATTCTGATGAACTTGCTCAGCTTGGCGGCTTCATTCGGTGTGCTGGTCCTGGTCTTCAATCAGGGACACTTTGGTATGGAGCCATCTGCCATTGCCATCATGATTCCCGTATTCATCGCCGGGCTGGTCTTCGGCATTTCGATGGATTATGGTGTTTTCATGCTAACCCGCATTCAGGAAGTATACAGAAGAACTGGCAACAGCGATCTGGCTGTACAGCAAGGACTGGCTACAACCGGGCGATTGATTACCTCTGCGGCTGCGATCCTGCTGGCAGTGACAGTGCCATTTGCCTTTGCTGACGTAGCGGGTGTGAAGCAGCTGGGGATCGGGATTACATCGGCGGTACTGATTGATGTTACAATCATCCGTCTCGTGCTGGTGCCTGCGCTGATGAAACTGATGGGCAGATGGAACTGGTGGCTCCCGGGGCAGAGGGAATGA
- a CDS encoding alpha/beta hydrolase family protein, with the protein MSDIESYLQKQTSPRGRSAYQKGQSLEQWRSQLRTRIKERLGGFPSVAAELNPVLLERFSCDGYIRERVEITTYAGLRMPIYVLIPNEVSVTNELRPAIVACHGHGYGSREISGMEPDGSPRRGEPGLHKDFAVALVQRGYVVAAPELLGFGDRRLQEDRDAPPGTSSCTKIAAHLLMTGQTLAGHRIYETIRVMDYVITRPEADPSRIGSMGISGGGLVTAFTAALDERCRAAVVSGYASTFHGSILDRNHCLDNYIPGILREAELPDIIGLIAPRPLLIEAGSEDQVFPLQTAKEAFARLTEIYEEAGARGSLDADFFIGAHEISGAKAYDWLKNVL; encoded by the coding sequence ATGTCGGATATTGAATCCTATCTGCAAAAGCAGACAAGCCCGCGTGGACGCTCCGCGTATCAAAAGGGTCAATCCCTTGAGCAATGGCGCAGCCAGTTGCGAACACGGATTAAAGAGCGGCTGGGCGGTTTCCCAAGTGTAGCGGCCGAGCTAAATCCCGTATTGCTCGAACGCTTCTCATGTGACGGCTACATCCGGGAGCGGGTTGAAATTACGACGTATGCGGGATTGCGCATGCCCATTTATGTTTTGATCCCTAATGAAGTAAGCGTTACCAATGAGCTGCGACCAGCTATTGTAGCCTGTCATGGACACGGGTACGGCAGCCGGGAGATATCCGGTATGGAGCCCGACGGTTCACCGCGCAGGGGAGAACCCGGCTTGCATAAAGACTTCGCGGTCGCCCTTGTACAGCGTGGATATGTGGTTGCAGCTCCTGAATTACTTGGATTTGGTGACCGAAGATTGCAGGAAGATCGGGATGCACCCCCTGGCACAAGCTCCTGTACCAAAATTGCCGCCCATCTGCTCATGACAGGACAGACCCTTGCCGGACATCGAATCTATGAGACGATTCGTGTGATGGATTACGTAATCACTCGTCCCGAAGCTGATCCGTCGCGTATCGGCAGCATGGGCATTTCGGGTGGCGGGCTGGTGACGGCATTCACTGCTGCGCTGGATGAACGGTGTCGTGCGGCTGTGGTGAGTGGCTATGCAAGTACGTTCCATGGCAGCATACTGGATCGGAATCATTGTCTGGACAATTATATCCCGGGTATTCTTCGGGAAGCGGAGCTGCCGGATATCATCGGACTGATTGCACCTAGGCCACTATTGATTGAAGCGGGAAGTGAAGATCAGGTCTTTCCGCTACAAACTGCCAAAGAGGCGTTTGCACGACTGACAGAAATCTATGAAGAGGCGGGAGCACGGGGATCGCTGGATGCGGACTTTTTTATCGGTGCACATGAGATCAGCGGAGCAAAGGCCTATGATTGGCTTAAGAACGTTCTGTAG
- a CDS encoding rhamnogalacturonan acetylesterase, whose translation MKWSKSVRYLLCLILFTSLIGGALAANGGPVAEAAANEYKFDFGAGAVQSGYTGVQATDAYTSAKGYGFNTPANMRNVTASGTGVASDAVQFVAFGTKSTNTFNVDLSNGLYEVKVVLGNTARSSVAAEGVYQIINMTGNAATDQFQIPVTDGQLNLLVTEGKAGTAFTLSALEIRKISNQTVTNRTIYIGGDSTVCNYYPLSSSVQGGWGQLLPSYVNTSTFQVRNMASSGQIARGFRDDGQMEAILKYIKPGDYFILQLGINDTNAKNNTTEAEFKEIMRDMVRQAKNKGATVILSTPQGRATDFNSANVHSAENRWYNASTRALAQEEGVTLVELNKLSSAYFTSIGPAATLALYMTGDTLHPNRDGAVQLARIVAADLRRQGLDGF comes from the coding sequence ATGAAATGGTCAAAGTCCGTGCGATATTTGCTCTGTCTCATTTTGTTCACAAGCCTGATTGGAGGTGCTCTGGCAGCTAATGGCGGACCAGTCGCCGAAGCTGCAGCAAATGAGTACAAATTTGATTTTGGTGCGGGTGCAGTTCAGAGCGGTTACACAGGTGTTCAGGCAACGGATGCCTATACTTCAGCGAAAGGCTATGGATTCAATACACCTGCCAATATGCGTAATGTAACGGCCTCTGGAACGGGCGTTGCAAGCGATGCCGTACAATTTGTGGCCTTTGGCACGAAGAGCACAAATACGTTTAATGTGGACTTGTCCAACGGTCTCTATGAAGTCAAAGTGGTCCTGGGCAATACAGCCAGATCCAGTGTGGCAGCAGAGGGCGTATACCAGATTATCAATATGACAGGTAACGCGGCTACGGATCAGTTTCAAATTCCGGTAACGGATGGGCAGTTAAATCTACTGGTTACGGAAGGTAAGGCAGGCACTGCATTTACACTTAGCGCACTTGAAATCCGGAAAATATCGAATCAGACGGTGACGAACCGTACAATCTATATTGGCGGCGATTCGACGGTCTGCAATTATTATCCGCTCAGCAGCAGTGTACAGGGTGGATGGGGGCAGCTGCTTCCTTCCTACGTGAATACCAGTACATTTCAGGTACGCAATATGGCCTCAAGCGGTCAAATTGCAAGAGGCTTCCGTGATGATGGTCAGATGGAAGCGATTTTGAAGTATATTAAGCCAGGGGATTATTTTATTTTGCAATTAGGGATTAATGATACGAATGCCAAGAACAATACAACCGAAGCGGAGTTCAAGGAGATCATGCGTGATATGGTCCGTCAAGCCAAAAATAAAGGAGCCACCGTGATTCTGTCGACGCCTCAGGGCCGGGCAACCGATTTCAATTCAGCGAATGTACACTCGGCGGAGAATCGCTGGTACAATGCATCCACACGCGCGTTGGCTCAGGAAGAGGGAGTGACGCTGGTAGAACTGAACAAACTCAGTTCGGCCTATTTCACTTCCATTGGGCCGGCTGCAACACTGGCGTTGTACATGACAGGAGACACGCTGCATCCGAATCGGGATGGTGCTGTCCAGCTTGCACGAATCGTTGCTGCGGATCTGAGAAGACAGGGATTGGATGGATTCTGA
- the mnhG gene encoding monovalent cation/H(+) antiporter subunit G has protein sequence MKEIVDGTAGIVIGLIVLLGALLSAFSAFGLIRLPDVYLRAHAATKSTTLGVMCVLSGTFLFFWYYDNYISARVLLGIVFVFITAPVAGHLNGRAAYRTDVPLWEQSVQDELEPLLKGKKVNHEAKDMME, from the coding sequence ATGAAGGAGATCGTTGATGGAACCGCCGGCATTGTCATCGGACTCATTGTCCTGCTGGGAGCACTACTGAGCGCATTCAGTGCGTTTGGGCTGATTCGACTGCCAGATGTATATTTGCGTGCACATGCCGCTACCAAAAGTACTACGCTCGGTGTAATGTGTGTGCTAAGCGGAACGTTTCTCTTCTTCTGGTATTACGACAACTATATCAGCGCTCGGGTACTGCTTGGCATTGTGTTTGTCTTTATCACGGCACCGGTTGCCGGGCACCTGAACGGACGGGCAGCCTATCGCACAGACGTCCCCCTGTGGGAACAGAGTGTCCAGGATGAACTTGAACCGCTGCTGAAAGGTAAAAAGGTCAACCATGAGGCCAAGGACATGATGGAGTAG
- a CDS encoding Na(+)/H(+) antiporter subunit F1, giving the protein MLSSLLFISLLILSLAILGCLYRVLRGPSMADRITALDTIGINVIAIVAVLSMMLHTQAYLDIILLIGILAFLSTVAFARYIERGAVFKNEGDR; this is encoded by the coding sequence ATGTTATCCTCACTGTTATTCATTTCCTTGCTAATTCTGTCCCTGGCGATCCTGGGTTGTCTGTATCGAGTGCTGCGGGGCCCCTCCATGGCGGATCGAATAACGGCATTGGATACGATAGGTATTAATGTGATTGCCATTGTTGCTGTGCTATCCATGATGCTTCATACACAAGCTTATCTGGATATTATTCTGCTGATCGGCATTCTCGCTTTTCTAAGTACAGTTGCATTCGCAAGATACATTGAACGAGGGGCGGTATTCAAAAATGAAGGAGATCGTTGA
- a CDS encoding Na+/H+ antiporter subunit E translates to MAFQIVLNLIIAFVWMFLNNAWNGVGFITGYLLGLLLIGGMRRFFPERFYIVRVWAIIKLIALLLKELVRASIEVIRQIVKPKLDIRPGIFSYQTQLSSDWEVTLLCLMISLTPGSLPLEVSGNQRKLYIHALDIKDEQKMSDDIKNTFEKAIMEVTR, encoded by the coding sequence ATGGCTTTTCAGATTGTGCTTAATCTTATCATTGCCTTTGTATGGATGTTTCTGAATAATGCGTGGAATGGCGTTGGCTTTATAACAGGTTATCTACTGGGACTGCTGTTGATCGGAGGCATGCGGCGATTCTTTCCAGAACGTTTTTACATCGTCCGTGTCTGGGCGATCATCAAGTTGATTGCCTTGCTGCTCAAGGAACTGGTGCGGGCCAGTATTGAGGTTATTCGCCAGATTGTGAAGCCCAAGCTTGATATTCGTCCAGGCATATTTTCCTATCAGACACAGCTGTCCTCTGACTGGGAAGTAACACTCCTCTGTCTGATGATCTCACTCACACCAGGTTCCCTGCCACTTGAAGTTTCGGGTAATCAACGCAAATTGTATATACACGCGCTGGATATCAAAGACGAACAGAAAATGAGTGATGATATCAAAAATACGTTCGAAAAAGCCATTATGGAGGTGACGCGGTAA
- a CDS encoding Na+/H+ antiporter subunit D: MNNLVVLPILLPLITGVIALLFFRRTDIQRMVSVIGLLLTAAASTVLITQVAQSGIQTLNMGGWAPPYGIVLVADMVSALLVVAASIIALACLLYAFRSVNREREEHHFYPFFHFLIAGVNGSFLTGDLFNLFVCFELMLISSYALIVLGGTERQLRETIKYVLINIVSSALFVASIGFLYSITGTLNMADLSNRIAEVGQSGVITLIAVLFLIVFSIKAGLFLFFWLSGSYAAPPAVVTALFAGLLTKVGLYAIVRTFTLIFYHDPDFFHALIGWMAGATMVLGVIGAMSYRDVNKILIYNVIAGVGFVAFGMAAASRPSLEGLLFYMLHDMLIKTLLFLLGGALIAVAGTSKLDNMGGLIHRYPLLGWMFFISALALAGIPPFSGFPGKLLLFEGGFQAGLYGLTGIAVLSSLLMLYSVLRIFIQAFWGEPPAGTVRRPYAVNGLLIPAGILFVFIIVMGVGAEGMFQLTSRAGDILLHPNLYIDAVLKE, encoded by the coding sequence ATGAATAATCTCGTTGTGTTGCCCATTCTGCTGCCACTGATTACCGGAGTTATTGCTCTCCTGTTCTTTCGACGGACAGATATTCAACGAATGGTGAGCGTTATTGGCCTTTTGCTAACAGCAGCGGCTTCAACCGTACTGATTACCCAAGTGGCACAGTCGGGGATTCAGACGCTTAACATGGGAGGTTGGGCACCTCCCTACGGCATTGTGCTTGTTGCCGATATGGTATCGGCCTTGCTCGTAGTGGCTGCATCCATCATCGCGCTGGCCTGCCTGCTCTACGCCTTCCGAAGCGTAAACAGGGAGCGGGAAGAGCATCATTTTTACCCGTTCTTTCATTTTCTGATTGCGGGTGTAAATGGTTCGTTTCTTACAGGGGACCTGTTTAACCTGTTTGTCTGCTTTGAATTGATGCTCATCTCTTCTTATGCGCTGATTGTACTGGGAGGTACGGAGAGACAACTGCGGGAAACGATTAAATATGTATTGATTAACATTGTCTCTTCTGCACTGTTTGTAGCCTCTATTGGCTTTCTTTACTCGATTACCGGCACTCTAAACATGGCCGACTTGTCCAATCGGATCGCTGAAGTCGGACAGAGTGGAGTCATCACCCTGATCGCCGTCCTCTTCCTGATCGTGTTCAGCATCAAGGCCGGATTGTTCCTTTTCTTCTGGTTATCCGGCTCTTACGCGGCCCCTCCGGCAGTGGTCACCGCCCTATTCGCTGGTTTGCTGACCAAAGTTGGCCTGTACGCTATTGTGCGAACATTCACACTGATCTTCTATCATGATCCGGATTTCTTCCATGCACTAATCGGCTGGATGGCTGGAGCGACTATGGTACTCGGGGTAATCGGGGCCATGTCCTATCGTGACGTTAATAAAATTCTCATCTACAACGTTATCGCGGGAGTGGGATTTGTAGCCTTCGGCATGGCTGCTGCCAGCCGTCCGTCACTGGAAGGTCTACTCTTCTACATGCTGCATGATATGTTGATCAAAACACTGCTCTTCCTGCTCGGGGGTGCTCTGATCGCGGTCGCAGGAACCTCCAAACTTGACAATATGGGCGGGCTGATCCATCGCTATCCACTGCTCGGCTGGATGTTCTTCATTAGCGCACTTGCCTTGGCCGGTATCCCCCCATTCAGTGGATTTCCTGGGAAATTGCTGCTGTTCGAAGGCGGGTTTCAGGCAGGGTTGTATGGTCTGACGGGCATTGCCGTCCTGTCCAGCCTGCTGATGTTATATTCGGTTCTGCGCATCTTCATTCAAGCATTCTGGGGTGAACCACCAGCAGGCACAGTGAGAAGACCCTATGCCGTGAACGGTCTGCTCATCCCTGCGGGAATTCTGTTTGTGTTCATCATCGTGATGGGTGTGGGGGCTGAGGGCATGTTCCAACTGACCTCCCGCGCAGGCGACATTCTGCTGCATCCCAATCTTTACATTGATGCAGTATTGAAGGAGTAG
- a CDS encoding Na(+)/H(+) antiporter subunit C: MEILMCVAVGILFAVAVFLILSRSLLRIVLGMSILTHGVHLLLITMSRLKTGAPPLLGEQAERYVDPLPQALILTSIVINFGLTAFFFVLSYRSYLKLKTDDMEEVRRRPYE, from the coding sequence ATGGAAATATTGATGTGCGTGGCTGTTGGCATATTGTTTGCGGTCGCCGTCTTTTTAATCTTATCGCGGAGCCTGCTCCGGATCGTGCTCGGCATGTCCATACTCACTCATGGGGTGCATCTGCTGCTGATCACGATGTCTCGTCTCAAAACAGGTGCACCACCACTGCTTGGGGAGCAGGCCGAGCGATATGTCGACCCGCTTCCCCAAGCGCTGATATTAACGTCCATCGTCATCAATTTTGGATTAACTGCTTTCTTCTTTGTTCTCTCCTATCGTTCCTATCTGAAGCTGAAAACAGATGATATGGAAGAGGTTAGGAGGCGCCCATATGAATAA